From a single Adhaeribacter swui genomic region:
- a CDS encoding YebC/PmpR family DNA-binding transcriptional regulator has product MGRAFEFRKARKFKRWDKMSKAFSRLGKEIVMAVKENGPNPDSNARLRTAIQNAKGVNMPKDRVEAAIKRASSKEEKDYEEVVYEGYGPHGIAILIETATDNINRTVANIRVYLSRAGGTLGKTGSLDFIFTRKGIFRLPAEGLDLEELELDLIDFGAEDIYEHEGEIIVETAFTDFGAMQKALEEKGLPVTSAELQRIPNTRTELNDEQAEEIETLIEKIEEDDDVQAVYHNMA; this is encoded by the coding sequence ATGGGAAGAGCATTTGAATTTAGAAAAGCCCGTAAGTTTAAGCGTTGGGATAAAATGTCGAAAGCGTTTTCGCGCTTAGGCAAAGAGATTGTAATGGCCGTAAAAGAAAATGGACCTAATCCGGATTCGAATGCGCGTTTACGGACGGCCATTCAAAACGCAAAAGGCGTAAACATGCCCAAAGACCGGGTAGAAGCGGCCATTAAGCGGGCATCGAGCAAAGAAGAAAAAGATTACGAAGAAGTAGTTTACGAAGGCTACGGCCCGCACGGCATTGCTATCTTGATTGAAACCGCCACCGATAATATTAACCGCACCGTAGCAAATATCCGGGTGTACTTATCGCGGGCTGGCGGTACTTTGGGTAAAACCGGCTCCCTGGATTTTATTTTTACCCGCAAAGGCATTTTCCGGTTACCCGCCGAAGGTTTGGATCTGGAAGAACTGGAGCTGGATTTAATTGATTTTGGTGCCGAAGATATTTACGAGCACGAAGGCGAGATTATTGTGGAGACAGCTTTCACTGATTTCGGTGCCATGCAAAAAGCGCTGGAAGAAAAAGGACTACCCGTTACCAGCGCCGAGCTGCAACGCATCCCCAACACCCGCACCGAACTAAACGACGAGCAAGCCGAAGAAATTGAAACCTTAATCGAGAAAATAGAGGAAGATGATGACGTACAAGCCGTTTACCATAACATGGCATAA